A portion of the Sus scrofa isolate TJ Tabasco breed Duroc chromosome 5, Sscrofa11.1, whole genome shotgun sequence genome contains these proteins:
- the SLC26A10 gene encoding LOW QUALITY PROTEIN: solute carrier family 26 member 10 (The sequence of the model RefSeq protein was modified relative to this genomic sequence to represent the inferred CDS: deleted 1 base in 1 codon) — MSGLRSTRTCPGLGEASDLKYPLGSKFREPLTQARFQQLFGDAEQDSELRAEPRWSRLRRQWRRRRASACSGPGAWRLLLARLPPLRWLPHYRWRAWLLGDAVAGVTVGIVHVPQGMAFALLTSVPPVFGLYTSFFPVLIYTLLGTGRHLSTGTFAVLSLMTGSAVERLVPEPLERNLSAIEREQLDAQRVGAAAAMAFGSGALMLGMFALQLGVLATFLSEPVVKALTSGAALHVLVSQLPSLLGLPLPRQIGCFALFKTLAAVLTELPRSSPAELTISALSLALLVPVKELNVRFRDRLPTPIPGEIVMVLLASVLCFTSSLDTRYNVQIVGLLPGGFPQPLLPSLAELPRILVDSLPMAMVTFAVSASLASIYADKYSYTIDSNQELLAHGVSNLISSFFSCFPNSATLATTSLLVDAGGNTQLAGLFSCMVVLSVLLWLGPFFYYLPKAVLACINISSMRQMFFQMRELPQLWRISRVDFLLQVPGLLVLSYPTPLYFGTRGQFRRILEWHLRLGEGGQEAPKTDDPPDAVAEPVRVVVLDCSGVPFVDAAGARDVVQVRKRLASRCRDAGIHLLLAQCNSFSAGTLTQAGLLDRVSPEQLFVSVQDAAAYALETLVRGDSYRSGSQERC; from the exons ATGAGTGGGCTACGGAGCACCAGGACCTGCCCAGGCCTGGGAGAGGCCTCTGACCTTAAGTACCCCCTGGGCTCCAAGTTCAGGGAACCTCTTACCCAGGCCCGGTTCCAGCAGCTCTTCGGGGACGCAGAGCAGGATTCGGAGCTGCGCGCAGAGCCTCGCTGGTCCCGGCTGCGCCGGCAGTGGAGGCGGCGGCGGGCCAGCGCCTGTTCCGGACCGGGGGCGTGGCGCCTGCTGCTGGCGCGGCTGCCCCCGCTGCGGTGGCTGCCCCACTACCGCTGGCGGGCTTGGCTGCTCGGGGATGCGGTGGCCGGAGTGACCGTGGGCATTGTGCACGTACCCCAGG GCATGGCTTTTGCCCTCCTGACCTCTGTGCCCCCAGTGTTCGGGCTCTACACTTCTTTCTTCCCCGTCCTCATCTACACCTTGTTGGGTACTGGGAGACACCTGTCTACAG GAACTTTCGCTGTGCTCAGTCTCATGACAGGCTCTGCCGTGGAGCGGCTGGTGCCCGAACCTCTCGAGAGGAACCTGAGTGCAATTGAGAGGGAACAGTTGGATGCTCAGCGGGTTGGTGCGGCTGCCGCCATGGCCTTCGGGAGCGGGGCACTAATG CTGGGGATGTTCGCGCTGCAGCTCGGCGTCCTGGCCACCTTTTTGTCGGAGCCTGTGGTCAAAGCGCTGACCAGCGGAGCTGCCCTGCACGTGCTCGTGTCCCAGCTGCCTAGCCTATTGGGGTTGCCGCTCCCGCGTCAGATCGGCTGCTTCGCTCTCTTCAAG ACGCTGGCCGCTGTACTGACGGAGCTGCCCCGGAGCAGCCCCGCCGAACTGACCATCTCCGCACTCAGTCTGGCGCTGCTCGTGCCAGTCAAGGAATTGAACGTGAGATTCCGGGACAGGCTACCCACCCCGATCCCAGGGGAAATCGTCATG GTGCTTCTGGCCTCCGTGCTCTGCTTCACCTCTTCCCTGGACACAAGATACAATGTCCAGATAGTGGGATTGCTGCCTGGAGG ATTTCCCCAAcctctcctccccagcctggctgAGCTGCCCAGGATTCTGGTTGACTCGCTTCCCATGGCAATGGTTACCTTTGCAGTGTCtgcctccctggcctccatctATGCAGACAAGTACAGCTACACGATTGACTCCAACCAG GAGCTCTTGGCCCATGGTGTCTCCAACCtcatctcctccttcttctcttgcTTTCCCAACTCGGCCACCTTGGCCACGACCAGCCTACTAGTGGATGCCGGTGGGAACACACAG CTGGCAGGCCTCTTCTCCTGCATGGTTGTCCtgtctgtgctgctgtggctggggccctTCTTCTATTATCTGCCCAAG GCTGTCTTGGCCTGCATCAACATCTCCAGCATGCGCCAGATGTTCTTCCAGatgcgggaactcccacaactatGGCGCATCAGCCGCGTGGACTTT CTCCTCCAGGTCCCGGGGCTCCTCGTCCTGAGCTATCCAACACCGCTCTACTTTGGGACCCGTGGGCAGTTTCGCCGTATCCTGGAGTGGCATCTGAGGCTTGGAGAAGGCGGCCAG GAGGCTCCAAAGACAGATGACCCACCTGATGCAG TTGCTGAGCCTGTCAGAGTGGTGGTCCTAGACTGCAGTGGTGTTCCCTTTGTAGATGCTGCAGGGGCTAGAGACGTGGTTCAGGTGAGGAAGAGG CTAGCCAGCCGGTGCCGAGATGCTGGAATCCACCTGCTTCTGGCTCAGTGTA ACAGCTTCAGTGCTGGGACACTGACCCAGGCAGGACTCCTGGACAGAGTGTCCCCAGAACAACTGTTTGTGAGTGTCCAGGATGCAGCTGCATATGCCCTGGAGACACTGGTGAGG GGCGATAGCTACAGGAGTGGAAGCCAGGAGAGGTGCTGA
- the B4GALNT1 gene encoding beta-1,4 N-acetylgalactosaminyltransferase 1 isoform X2 — translation MRLGRRALCMLVLLLACASLGLLYASTRVAPGLQAPLALWTPLQGNPRPELPGLAPEPRYAHIPVRIKEQVVGLLSSNNCSCESSGGSLHFPFQRQVRAIDFTKAFDPEELRVASASREQEFQAFLSRSQSAADQLLIAAANSPLQYPLQGVEVQPLRSILVPGLSLQATSSQEVYQVNLTASLGTWDVAGEVTGVTLTGEGQPDLTLASPGLDQLNRQLQLITYSSRSYLANTADTVRFSTEGHEAAFTIRIRHPPSPRLYPPGPLPQGAQYNISALVTIATKTFLRYNRLRALIASIRRFYPTVTVVIADDSDKPERISGPHIEHYLMPFGKGWFAGRNLAVSQVTTKYVLWVDDDFVFTARTRLERLVDVLERTPLDLVGGAVREISGFSTTYRQLLSVERGAPGRGNCLRQRRGFHHELVGFPGCVVTDGVVNFFLARTDKVREVGFDPRLSRVAHLEFFLDGLGSLQVGSCSDVVVDHASKLKLPWTSRDAGAETYARYRYPGSLDETQVAKHRLLFFKHRLQCMTSE, via the exons ATGCGGCTGGGCCGCCGGGCCCTCTGTATGCTGGTCCTGCTGCTCGCCTGCGCCTCGCTGGGGCTCCTGTATGCGAGCACCCGGGTCGCGCCGGGCCTCCAGGCACCTCTTGCGCTGTGGACGCCCCTGCAGGGCAACCCCAGGCCAGAACTACCAGGTCTTGCCCCCGAGCCCCGGTACGCACATATCCCGGTCAGGATCAAGGAGCAAGTGGTGGG GCTGCTATCTTCAAATAACTGCAGTTGTGAGTCCAGTGGGGGGAGCCTTCACTTCCCCTTCCAGAGGCAGGTTCGAGCCATTGACTTCACCAAGGCCTTTGACCCTGAGGAGCTAAGGGTTGCCTCTGCCTCAAGGGAACAGGAGTTCCAGGCCTTCCTTTCAAG GAGCCAGTCTGCTGCTGACCAGCTGCTCATAGCCGCTGCCAACTCCCCGCTCCAATACCCCCTGCAGGGTGTGGAGGTCCAGCCCCTCAGGAGCATCTTGGTGCCAG GGCTAAGCCTGCAGGCCACTTCCAGTCAGGAGGTCTATCAG GTGAATCTCACTGCCTCCTTGGGCACCTGGGACGTGGCAGGGGAAGTGACAGGAGTGACTCTCACTGGAGAGGGGCAGCCGGATCTCACCCTCGCCAGCCCAGGGCTGGACCAACTCAATCGGCAGTTACAACTGATCACCTACAGCAGCCGAAGCTACCTGGCAAACACAGCAGACACAG TCCGATTCTCCACCGAGGGACATGAAGCTGCCTTCACCATCCGCATAAGACACCCCCCCAGCCCTAGGCTGTACCCACCTGGGCCTCTACCCCAGGGAG CCCAGTACAACATCAGCGCTCTGGTCACCATAGCCACTAAGACCTTCCTTCGTTACAATCGGCTACGGGCACTCATCGCCAGCATTCGCCGCTTCTACCCGACGGTCACAGTGGTCATCGCCGATGACAGCGACAAGCCAGAGCGCATTAGCGGCCCCCACATCGAGCACTATCTCATGCCTTTTGGCAAG GGCTGGTTCGCCGGCCGGAACCTGGCTGTATCCCAAGTAACCACCAAGTACGTGCTGTGGGTGGACGACGACTTCGTCTTTACGGCGCGTACGCGCCTAGAGAGGCTTGTGGACGTGCTGGAGCGGACGCCGCTGGACCTG GTGGGGGGCGCCGTGCGCGAGATCTCCGGCTTCTCCACCACCTACCGGCAGCTGCTGAGCGTGGAGCGCGGCGCGCCAGGCCGCGGAAACTGTCTCCGGCAGAGGCGAGGCTTCCACCACGAGCTCGTCGGCTTCCCAGGCTGCGTGGTCACCGACGGCGTGGTCAATTTCTTCCTGGCGCGCACGGACAAGGTCCGCGAGGTCGGCTTTGACCCGCGCCTCAGCCGCGTAGCGCACTTGG AATTCTTCCTGGATGGACTTGGTTCTCTTCAGGTGGGCTCCTGCTCAGATGTCGTTGTGGATCATGCCTCCAAGCTGAAGTTGCCTTGGACATCAAGGGATGCTGGGGCAGAGACTTATGCCCGGTACCGTTACCCGGGATCATTGGACGAAACTCAGGTGGCCAAACACCGCCTGCTCTTCTTCAAACACCGGCTCCAGTGCATGACCTCGGAGTGA
- the B4GALNT1 gene encoding beta-1,4 N-acetylgalactosaminyltransferase 1 isoform X1, with amino-acid sequence MGVTGIWGRRMRCQGSEAKSWEWEGVERRIFAPRRAGFAPPQCPRRPTEGAPALAFSSRSRILRRNQPGSPAARRRDRKSRAAARALLAQQVGQGAEEPKLCSRAWGRLQPHEDAQAGSESLEQPGPKSCGGLRALDRMRLGRRALCMLVLLLACASLGLLYASTRVAPGLQAPLALWTPLQGNPRPELPGLAPEPRYAHIPVRIKEQVVGLLSSNNCSCESSGGSLHFPFQRQVRAIDFTKAFDPEELRVASASREQEFQAFLSRSQSAADQLLIAAANSPLQYPLQGVEVQPLRSILVPGLSLQATSSQEVYQVNLTASLGTWDVAGEVTGVTLTGEGQPDLTLASPGLDQLNRQLQLITYSSRSYLANTADTVRFSTEGHEAAFTIRIRHPPSPRLYPPGPLPQGAQYNISALVTIATKTFLRYNRLRALIASIRRFYPTVTVVIADDSDKPERISGPHIEHYLMPFGKGWFAGRNLAVSQVTTKYVLWVDDDFVFTARTRLERLVDVLERTPLDLVGGAVREISGFSTTYRQLLSVERGAPGRGNCLRQRRGFHHELVGFPGCVVTDGVVNFFLARTDKVREVGFDPRLSRVAHLEFFLDGLGSLQVGSCSDVVVDHASKLKLPWTSRDAGAETYARYRYPGSLDETQVAKHRLLFFKHRLQCMTSE; translated from the exons ATGGGAGTGACTGGGATTTGGGGCAGACGGATGAGGTGCCAGGGTTCGGAAGCGAAGAGCTGGGAGTGGGAGGGCGTGGAGAGAAGAATCTTCGCGCCGCGCCGCGCCGGCTTCGCGCCCCCGCAATGTCCTCGGCGCCCAACAGAAGGCGCCCCGGCGCTCGCCTTCTCCTCTCGTAGCCGGATCCTCCGCCGCAACCAGCCTGGGAGCCCAGCCGCGCGGCGCCGCGATCGGAAGAGCCGGGCGGCGGCCCGAGCCCTCCTGGCCCAGCAAGTGGGACAGGGTGCCGAGGAGCCCAAGCTCTGTTCCCGGGCCTGGG GCCGCCTCCAGCCTCATGAGGACGCCCAGGCGGGGTCTGAGAGCCTGGAGCAGCCTGGACCGAAATCTTGCGGCGGCCTTAGAGCGTTAGACAG GATGCGGCTGGGCCGCCGGGCCCTCTGTATGCTGGTCCTGCTGCTCGCCTGCGCCTCGCTGGGGCTCCTGTATGCGAGCACCCGGGTCGCGCCGGGCCTCCAGGCACCTCTTGCGCTGTGGACGCCCCTGCAGGGCAACCCCAGGCCAGAACTACCAGGTCTTGCCCCCGAGCCCCGGTACGCACATATCCCGGTCAGGATCAAGGAGCAAGTGGTGGG GCTGCTATCTTCAAATAACTGCAGTTGTGAGTCCAGTGGGGGGAGCCTTCACTTCCCCTTCCAGAGGCAGGTTCGAGCCATTGACTTCACCAAGGCCTTTGACCCTGAGGAGCTAAGGGTTGCCTCTGCCTCAAGGGAACAGGAGTTCCAGGCCTTCCTTTCAAG GAGCCAGTCTGCTGCTGACCAGCTGCTCATAGCCGCTGCCAACTCCCCGCTCCAATACCCCCTGCAGGGTGTGGAGGTCCAGCCCCTCAGGAGCATCTTGGTGCCAG GGCTAAGCCTGCAGGCCACTTCCAGTCAGGAGGTCTATCAG GTGAATCTCACTGCCTCCTTGGGCACCTGGGACGTGGCAGGGGAAGTGACAGGAGTGACTCTCACTGGAGAGGGGCAGCCGGATCTCACCCTCGCCAGCCCAGGGCTGGACCAACTCAATCGGCAGTTACAACTGATCACCTACAGCAGCCGAAGCTACCTGGCAAACACAGCAGACACAG TCCGATTCTCCACCGAGGGACATGAAGCTGCCTTCACCATCCGCATAAGACACCCCCCCAGCCCTAGGCTGTACCCACCTGGGCCTCTACCCCAGGGAG CCCAGTACAACATCAGCGCTCTGGTCACCATAGCCACTAAGACCTTCCTTCGTTACAATCGGCTACGGGCACTCATCGCCAGCATTCGCCGCTTCTACCCGACGGTCACAGTGGTCATCGCCGATGACAGCGACAAGCCAGAGCGCATTAGCGGCCCCCACATCGAGCACTATCTCATGCCTTTTGGCAAG GGCTGGTTCGCCGGCCGGAACCTGGCTGTATCCCAAGTAACCACCAAGTACGTGCTGTGGGTGGACGACGACTTCGTCTTTACGGCGCGTACGCGCCTAGAGAGGCTTGTGGACGTGCTGGAGCGGACGCCGCTGGACCTG GTGGGGGGCGCCGTGCGCGAGATCTCCGGCTTCTCCACCACCTACCGGCAGCTGCTGAGCGTGGAGCGCGGCGCGCCAGGCCGCGGAAACTGTCTCCGGCAGAGGCGAGGCTTCCACCACGAGCTCGTCGGCTTCCCAGGCTGCGTGGTCACCGACGGCGTGGTCAATTTCTTCCTGGCGCGCACGGACAAGGTCCGCGAGGTCGGCTTTGACCCGCGCCTCAGCCGCGTAGCGCACTTGG AATTCTTCCTGGATGGACTTGGTTCTCTTCAGGTGGGCTCCTGCTCAGATGTCGTTGTGGATCATGCCTCCAAGCTGAAGTTGCCTTGGACATCAAGGGATGCTGGGGCAGAGACTTATGCCCGGTACCGTTACCCGGGATCATTGGACGAAACTCAGGTGGCCAAACACCGCCTGCTCTTCTTCAAACACCGGCTCCAGTGCATGACCTCGGAGTGA